Genomic segment of Umezawaea sp. Da 62-37:
CACCCGCACCCACGGGCGGTCCAGGCCCGCCGGGTAGTCGTAGGTCCGTTCCAGCTCGGAGTCGGTGATCTCCCCACCCTGTGGTGGCCACAACATCTGCACACGGCCATCCCAGCACGCCGATACCCTGCACCCCATGTCCGCCCCGCGCCTGGCCGATCGAGATCCCCGGATCGAAGCGGACGAACTGGTGAACTCCCTGGTCCCGCCGCCGCGGTTCGACGGCGTGCGGTTCGACACCTACGTGCCCGACCCGGACGAGCCCAGCCAGTCCGCGGCCGTCGTCGCGTGCTCGGCGTTCGCCAAACGGGTCGGCAAGGGGTCGGACGGCGGCTGGCTCGGGTCGCTGTTCGGGAAGTCAGCGCCCGAGGGCAAGCGGGGGCTCTACCTCGACGGCGGGTTCGGCGTCGGCAAGACCCACCTGCTCGCCTCGATCTGGCACGCCGTGCCGGGTCCGAAGGCGTACGGCACGTTCGTCGAGCTGACCAACCTGGTCGGCGCGCTCGGGTTCGGCGAGGCCGTGCGGCGGCTGTCGGACCACCGGCTGCTCGCGATCGACGAGTTCGAGCTGGACGACCCCGGCGACACGACCCTGGTCGGCCGGATCATCAAGGAGCTGACCGAGGCCGGGGTGTTCGTCGCGGCCACCTCCAACACGCTGCCCGACAAGCTCGGCGAGGGCCGGTTCGCGGCCCAGGACTTCCTGCGCGAGATCCAGGCGATGGCGGCCCGCTTCGAGGTCGTGCGGGTCGACGGCCCCGACTACCGGCACCGCGGCCTGCCCGACGCGCCCGCGCCGATGACCGACGACGAGCTGACCGCCAGCGCCGAGGCCACCCCCGGCTCGACGCTCGACGACTTCGACGAGCTGTGCGCGCGGCTGGCGAAGCTGCACCCGTCCCGCTACGGCAGGCTGGTCGACGGGGTCGCCGCGGTGCACCTGCGCGGCGTGCGCCCGGCGGCCGACCAGTCCGTCGCGCTGCGCCTGGTCGCGCTGGGCGACCGGCTCTACGACCGCGACGTCCCGGTGGCCGTGTCGGG
This window contains:
- the zapE gene encoding cell division protein ZapE, translated to MSAPRLADRDPRIEADELVNSLVPPPRFDGVRFDTYVPDPDEPSQSAAVVACSAFAKRVGKGSDGGWLGSLFGKSAPEGKRGLYLDGGFGVGKTHLLASIWHAVPGPKAYGTFVELTNLVGALGFGEAVRRLSDHRLLAIDEFELDDPGDTTLVGRIIKELTEAGVFVAATSNTLPDKLGEGRFAAQDFLREIQAMAARFEVVRVDGPDYRHRGLPDAPAPMTDDELTASAEATPGSTLDDFDELCARLAKLHPSRYGRLVDGVAAVHLRGVRPAADQSVALRLVALGDRLYDRDVPVAVSGVPLSELFTEEMLRGGYRKKYLRAVSRLVALSRR